One part of the Leptospira saintgironsiae genome encodes these proteins:
- a CDS encoding FecR family protein, translated as MDWRIYKREWQVGIGCFLVLFLSLYLLYFESKSNGGVGKEIMGTVSFRYKTAQRKFPDRMLWEDLDQGMPVYDRDSIRTDEASEAVVFLKSGTRIELDPQSMVVLQLKENKENLDLNEGNILVESGKKVLSVIAGTVGLEAELGSKFQVTRNADGTRVDVERGQVEWSEDGTVKQTLGEKESSLNGNKLNQNWGLVSPEDSHRYFPAELEQTVEFRWEGGEEGILEISPRRDFSVYISKRPAKEPYYKQKFPEGIYYWRINSKDGKKISEVRKFRVLPNFPVELHYPKKDLSQEDRTVAFSWAKQKIASGYKLQISNDPNFGALSETQVFRTNFSLTLDPGTYYWRIQSYTNLAGTETFSEIRKFSISLPVIQVADTKQEIVTTLETQASSDLSVDFPKNGTLVDMTGKESISFRWKFSAKQKQSEWKFRLFYKRGSGDELIYEKKTKGDRLVFKDLEKLDIGTFRWTIESDTDPNLRSEADFKILLREELEAPETKSSGARP; from the coding sequence ATGGATTGGAGAATTTATAAAAGAGAATGGCAGGTAGGTATAGGTTGTTTCCTTGTACTCTTCCTATCTCTATATCTCCTATATTTTGAATCTAAATCAAACGGGGGAGTCGGAAAAGAGATTATGGGGACCGTCTCTTTTCGATACAAAACAGCTCAAAGAAAATTTCCAGACAGAATGTTATGGGAAGATCTGGACCAAGGAATGCCTGTATATGATAGAGATTCTATCCGAACAGACGAAGCATCGGAAGCAGTAGTATTTTTAAAATCAGGTACTCGTATAGAATTAGATCCTCAGTCCATGGTGGTTCTCCAATTAAAAGAGAACAAAGAAAATTTAGATCTGAATGAAGGAAATATACTAGTAGAGAGTGGAAAAAAAGTCCTGTCTGTAATCGCTGGGACAGTAGGTTTAGAAGCAGAACTAGGTTCTAAATTCCAAGTCACCAGAAATGCGGACGGTACAAGAGTAGATGTAGAAAGAGGACAGGTAGAATGGTCCGAAGATGGAACAGTCAAACAAACATTAGGCGAAAAAGAAAGTTCTCTAAACGGAAATAAACTGAATCAAAATTGGGGTCTTGTAAGTCCTGAAGATTCTCATAGATATTTTCCTGCAGAATTAGAACAGACAGTTGAATTTCGATGGGAAGGCGGAGAAGAAGGTATATTAGAGATTTCTCCTAGACGAGACTTCTCAGTTTATATTTCTAAAAGACCCGCTAAAGAGCCTTATTATAAACAAAAATTTCCGGAAGGGATCTATTATTGGAGGATCAATTCCAAAGACGGTAAAAAAATATCTGAGGTCAGAAAGTTCAGAGTTCTTCCCAATTTTCCAGTAGAATTACATTATCCTAAAAAAGATCTTTCTCAAGAAGATAGGACCGTCGCCTTCTCCTGGGCAAAACAAAAGATAGCAAGCGGTTATAAATTGCAGATCTCTAATGATCCAAATTTTGGAGCCTTATCAGAGACCCAGGTATTCCGCACGAATTTTTCACTCACATTAGATCCCGGTACTTATTATTGGAGAATACAATCTTATACGAATCTTGCTGGAACAGAGACATTTTCTGAAATACGTAAATTTTCTATCTCTCTTCCTGTCATCCAAGTCGCGGATACAAAACAAGAGATTGTTACGACTTTAGAAACTCAAGCGAGTTCGGATCTTTCCGTGGATTTCCCGAAAAACGGCACTTTGGTGGACATGACTGGCAAAGAAAGTATCTCTTTCCGTTGGAAATTCTCCGCCAAACAGAAACAAAGCGAATGGAAATTTCGTCTTTTCTATAAGAGAGGCTCAGGTGACGAGCTAATCTACGAAAAAAAGACAAAAGGGGATCGGTTGGTATTCAAAGACTTGGAAAAACTGGATATAGGAACATTCAGGTGGACCATAGAATCGGATACGGACCCTAACCTAAGATCAGAAGCGGATTTCAAAATATTACTTAGGGAAGAATTGGAAGCCCCGGAAACAAAATCCAGTGGCGCCCGCCCTTAA
- a CDS encoding DUF1554 domain-containing protein, translating to MALRIYSLVLLLSGLFSYSCSKPFPGGDEIILLGLLGKTRYLFVTTSTNMGNLGGVGGADLICQSAKTAEVPSLPGSALEYVALIASSSRVPGGVGWPLIPNTNYYAMNPGETLIFHTNSSGIPTSSMDNATGIPGSGNYWTGISSSFALSPDDCQSWGSSAPTDFGDYGTANAGSSSIDSFNQGFSDGCDQPKALLCVRN from the coding sequence ATGGCTCTTCGAATTTATTCTTTGGTCCTTCTTCTTTCCGGGCTTTTTAGTTATTCTTGTTCCAAACCGTTTCCAGGCGGAGATGAGATCATTCTCTTGGGACTTCTAGGAAAAACACGTTATCTGTTTGTTACTACTTCAACCAATATGGGAAATTTAGGAGGGGTTGGAGGAGCAGATCTGATTTGCCAAAGTGCAAAGACTGCAGAGGTTCCAAGTTTACCTGGATCTGCTTTGGAATACGTGGCGCTGATTGCTTCTTCTTCCAGAGTTCCGGGTGGGGTGGGTTGGCCCTTAATTCCAAATACGAATTATTATGCGATGAATCCTGGAGAGACTTTGATCTTTCATACAAACAGTTCCGGAATTCCTACAAGTTCTATGGATAATGCGACCGGAATTCCTGGATCTGGAAATTATTGGACAGGTATCAGTTCAAGTTTTGCTCTTAGCCCAGACGATTGCCAAAGCTGGGGAAGCTCTGCTCCTACAGATTTTGGAGATTATGGAACCGCGAACGCTGGTAGTAGCAGCATTGATAGTTTCAACCAAGGCTTCTCGGATGGATGCGATCAGCCTAAAGCTTTGCTTTGCGTTAGAAATTAA
- a CDS encoding response regulator — protein sequence MNAQPSVCKLYLVDDHAILREGLRLIISGQNDLEIIGENGNAEQALDEIGKLEPDILITDISMPGVSGIDLVKGVKRYYPKVQVIILSRHDNEEYIQKLVDLGINGYVLKDDAGEDLLRAIDAVRRKETYLSPRIATRVLSGIGRKKTGELQEEGPSVFSVLSDRERQILKLISEGNSNEKIGKLLHISPATVKVHRANIMKKLDLHKVADLVVYAIRAGIVES from the coding sequence ATGAACGCCCAACCCTCCGTTTGCAAACTCTATCTTGTAGACGACCACGCAATCTTAAGAGAAGGTCTTAGACTGATCATTTCCGGACAAAACGATCTGGAGATTATCGGTGAAAACGGGAACGCCGAACAGGCGCTAGACGAAATCGGTAAATTAGAACCCGATATTCTAATCACAGACATTTCCATGCCGGGAGTTAGCGGTATTGACCTCGTAAAGGGAGTCAAAAGATATTATCCAAAAGTCCAGGTCATCATTCTGTCCAGACATGATAACGAAGAATACATCCAAAAACTGGTGGATCTTGGTATCAATGGTTACGTTCTTAAGGACGATGCTGGAGAGGATCTACTAAGAGCAATCGATGCTGTTCGCAGAAAGGAAACTTACCTAAGCCCAAGGATTGCAACTCGTGTTCTTTCAGGAATAGGCCGCAAAAAAACTGGGGAACTTCAGGAAGAAGGCCCATCCGTATTCTCAGTACTTTCCGACAGAGAAAGACAGATCTTAAAATTGATCTCTGAGGGGAATTCCAACGAGAAGATAGGAAAACTTCTTCATATATCCCCTGCTACTGTAAAAGTGCATAGAGCAAACATCATGAAAAAGTTGGACTTACACAAGGTTGCAGACTTGGTAGTCTACGCAATCCGTGCTGGTATTGTAGAGAGTTAA
- a CDS encoding PAS domain-containing sensor histidine kinase, giving the protein MASGLLKRKDTKQSGSYSGKEQASKFLSLVEEISPIVALDENNIVRFANASFKKEFRLRFANPAGKNLFNLLRLDTKEEANLRENLHKALKTKLQNQEFKKGKKSYGYSIFRFKDSLGMILKDITENKKLEKKIATLHTQVLASQEEERSRLARELHDGVGQLILAAKLHFQAYQKSEKEHPESFGSGLGLIDRASQELREIYTNLQPSSLKELGLEAALSSLANQIFPIQKIKVKSEFRVPEKIPQEIQNQVFRILQEICANILKHSQANKVELKIFSEKDTLVVSVKDNGKGFKEKEARIKSTGNGLENIRRRTEDLNGTLFLETEPNKGTHYVLRIPLKKRSKEKV; this is encoded by the coding sequence GTGGCTTCAGGACTCCTCAAACGAAAAGATACCAAACAATCGGGCTCATACTCCGGTAAGGAGCAGGCCTCTAAATTCCTATCTCTGGTAGAAGAGATCTCCCCTATTGTAGCCTTGGACGAAAACAATATTGTCCGATTTGCAAACGCGTCCTTTAAAAAAGAATTCAGACTTAGATTTGCAAACCCAGCAGGTAAAAACCTATTTAACCTATTAAGATTAGATACAAAAGAGGAAGCTAACCTAAGAGAAAATCTTCACAAGGCTCTAAAAACAAAATTACAAAACCAGGAATTCAAAAAAGGAAAGAAGTCCTACGGATATTCTATCTTCCGATTCAAAGATAGCCTGGGTATGATCCTAAAAGATATTACAGAAAATAAAAAGTTAGAAAAGAAGATCGCAACTCTCCACACTCAGGTACTCGCTTCCCAAGAAGAAGAAAGATCCAGACTCGCCAGAGAACTTCATGACGGAGTTGGACAACTTATACTCGCTGCAAAATTACATTTCCAAGCGTATCAAAAATCGGAGAAGGAACATCCTGAATCTTTCGGCTCCGGCCTAGGGCTTATCGATCGAGCTAGCCAAGAACTTCGCGAAATTTACACAAATTTGCAACCTTCTTCCTTAAAAGAACTTGGACTGGAAGCTGCATTAAGCTCTCTAGCGAACCAAATTTTTCCGATACAAAAAATTAAAGTAAAATCCGAGTTTAGAGTTCCCGAAAAAATTCCTCAGGAAATACAGAACCAAGTTTTCAGAATATTACAGGAAATTTGTGCGAATATTTTGAAACATTCCCAAGCGAATAAAGTGGAGTTAAAGATCTTTTCTGAAAAAGATACATTGGTAGTTTCTGTAAAAGATAACGGAAAAGGATTTAAAGAAAAAGAAGCCAGAATAAAATCTACCGGAAACGGATTGGAAAATATTCGGAGAAGAACAGAGGACCTGAACGGCACTCTCTTTTTAGAAACGGAACCAAACAAAGGTACTCATTATGTGCTTAGGATCCCGTTAAAAAAACGTTCCAAGGAGAAAGTATGA
- a CDS encoding LruC domain-containing protein has product MTKKILICFLASLSISFASCTSSSDPNYAWLMSLVAGSTAVQAPSGPTDFGIDINDETAPVDFVFDTTRTITVNVQVIDPVAPVNGSMVQVTVPSATPGAASNKSVFKAYTNPSGEVTGSFTIDGDTKTVHLTVEAYGKFYEADISIVTVSKVDRRISISFTATGQQIIDTDGDGVQDFEDVFPNDPTRVSSIRVPAEDYYTTSYEDLFPKQGDADFNDYVIRSYFEEDLNKFGEVVRVRGYFTHVAKGAGYNHTLRFGLPGASVTSYSLLRYAADGTTLEENLSGTPASISDLEILGNSSTTISKSNASKTDTVFVKGKTAKLEVILSAPISKLVLGPAPYDTFIRVVNTGKDIHAAGKYFDAEGKDIYRDATGFPWVLLVPGNFQWPYEATDIRNSYPTFKTWYESLGTTNTDWFRTPNTSEVFPATP; this is encoded by the coding sequence ATGACAAAAAAAATCCTAATATGCTTTTTGGCCTCTCTCAGTATCTCTTTCGCCTCCTGCACATCCTCCAGCGATCCTAATTACGCGTGGTTGATGAGTCTTGTAGCAGGATCCACTGCGGTGCAGGCTCCATCCGGTCCTACTGATTTCGGAATCGATATCAATGACGAGACCGCTCCTGTTGATTTCGTATTCGATACTACTCGCACAATCACAGTAAATGTTCAAGTAATAGATCCTGTTGCTCCGGTGAACGGTTCTATGGTGCAAGTTACTGTACCTTCTGCCACACCTGGCGCCGCTAGTAATAAATCCGTCTTCAAAGCTTATACAAATCCAAGCGGAGAAGTTACCGGTAGTTTTACAATTGATGGTGATACTAAAACAGTTCATCTAACTGTAGAAGCTTACGGTAAGTTTTATGAAGCAGATATTTCTATCGTAACTGTAAGTAAGGTGGATAGAAGGATCTCTATTAGTTTTACTGCGACCGGTCAGCAGATCATAGACACTGATGGAGACGGTGTACAAGATTTCGAAGATGTATTCCCAAATGATCCTACAAGAGTAAGTTCTATCCGAGTTCCTGCTGAAGATTATTATACCACTTCGTATGAAGACTTATTTCCTAAACAAGGAGATGCTGACTTCAACGACTATGTGATCCGTTCTTATTTTGAAGAAGATCTAAACAAATTCGGTGAAGTAGTACGAGTGAGAGGTTATTTCACTCATGTTGCTAAGGGCGCTGGGTATAATCATACTCTTCGTTTCGGATTGCCTGGAGCAAGTGTAACAAGTTATTCACTTCTACGCTATGCAGCGGACGGAACTACATTGGAAGAAAACTTAAGTGGAACTCCTGCATCGATCTCTGATCTGGAAATTTTAGGAAATAGCTCTACTACAATTTCTAAATCAAACGCATCTAAAACGGATACTGTTTTCGTAAAAGGTAAAACCGCAAAATTAGAAGTAATACTTTCCGCTCCAATTTCTAAACTGGTGCTTGGGCCTGCTCCTTATGATACATTCATACGAGTGGTTAATACCGGCAAAGATATACATGCTGCAGGTAAGTATTTCGATGCAGAAGGTAAGGACATCTATAGAGATGCTACTGGATTCCCTTGGGTACTTCTTGTGCCTGGAAACTTCCAATGGCCTTACGAAGCTACTGACATACGTAACTCCTATCCTACTTTCAAAACATGGTATGAATCTCTTGGAACCACCAATACGGATTGGTTCCGAACTCCGAATACTTCGGAAGTGTTTCCAGCTACGCCCTAA
- a CDS encoding HDOD domain-containing protein, which produces MSQGKTLELFHHKDQGIFSNLKDLNHPISENIPFHFKFFNLTESVDSILSKTLDRYLLHLDIIFVRDSVLAAMKETITNTIKANIKRIYFRELQADIQNPSVYRSKITGFKQTYLDNKEKYEDLLFKNNYVVLVSFIHNKDAIRIRVMNNVKLSPEEVDRINERIEKAKTYNDLAEAFLEKGDETEGAGLGLIMTLMMLKNDGLGASSYKVESQGNNTSVIIDIPIRIQKENVQIQKAEEIIKEVDQLPTFPKAIQDIQVAIDKPNSSIGQIAEMVKKDVALSANILKLSNSAAFRRGNKVESLDRAIQLIGLKELQVLLYSLGTKQILETKFPAFLTIWEKSNQCAYYCKLIAQRLTMPKDAMSNLMSAALLHDIGEIILLSLEQERMGKIQNYSASKEIASSLSMEEAAFGITHTKIGALIAEKWNFPDLYSKAMEFHHRPQLAEDQYKEIIYPIYLGDMMIKINNEEAKFSEIPEEVLKHCKFFSSGDFHSFRTKALESFQATA; this is translated from the coding sequence ATGAGCCAAGGGAAAACCCTAGAACTTTTCCATCACAAAGACCAAGGTATATTCAGCAATCTGAAGGACCTAAATCATCCTATTTCGGAAAATATCCCGTTTCATTTTAAATTTTTCAATCTTACTGAGAGCGTGGATAGCATTCTCTCCAAGACACTGGATCGTTATCTTTTACATTTAGATATCATATTCGTAAGGGATTCTGTGCTTGCGGCGATGAAAGAGACCATTACTAACACCATCAAAGCAAATATCAAAAGGATCTATTTTAGAGAACTCCAGGCGGATATCCAAAATCCTAGCGTTTATCGCAGCAAGATCACTGGTTTTAAACAAACTTATCTGGATAATAAGGAGAAGTATGAGGATCTTCTCTTTAAAAACAATTACGTTGTACTAGTTTCTTTCATTCACAATAAGGACGCGATACGTATCCGTGTGATGAATAATGTAAAACTCAGTCCGGAAGAAGTAGATCGTATCAACGAAAGGATCGAAAAAGCAAAAACATATAACGATCTTGCAGAAGCATTTTTAGAAAAAGGTGACGAGACAGAGGGCGCAGGACTTGGACTGATCATGACCCTTATGATGTTAAAAAACGATGGTCTTGGCGCAAGTTCCTATAAAGTAGAAAGCCAAGGCAATAATACTTCTGTCATCATTGATATTCCTATTCGTATCCAAAAAGAGAATGTCCAGATCCAAAAAGCAGAAGAGATCATCAAGGAAGTAGACCAACTTCCTACATTCCCTAAAGCAATCCAAGATATCCAAGTTGCGATTGATAAACCGAATTCAAGTATCGGCCAGATCGCCGAGATGGTGAAGAAGGACGTGGCTCTTTCTGCAAACATTCTGAAACTATCCAACTCGGCAGCTTTCCGCAGAGGGAACAAAGTTGAATCTTTGGATAGAGCGATCCAGCTTATCGGTTTGAAAGAGTTGCAGGTTTTATTATATTCTCTTGGAACAAAACAGATCCTGGAGACCAAATTCCCAGCATTCTTAACAATTTGGGAAAAATCCAATCAATGTGCGTATTACTGTAAATTGATCGCTCAAAGATTAACTATGCCTAAGGACGCAATGAGTAATCTGATGTCAGCGGCGCTTCTTCATGATATAGGAGAGATCATTCTTCTTTCCTTGGAACAAGAACGTATGGGCAAGATCCAAAATTATTCTGCATCCAAGGAAATAGCTTCTTCCCTTTCTATGGAAGAAGCTGCATTCGGTATCACTCATACTAAGATCGGTGCATTGATCGCTGAAAAATGGAATTTCCCTGATCTATATTCTAAGGCTATGGAATTCCATCATAGACCTCAATTGGCAGAAGATCAGTACAAGGAGATCATATATCCTATTTATCTGGGAGATATGATGATCAAGATCAATAATGAAGAAGCCAAGTTCTCAGAGATCCCTGAAGAAGTGCTGAAACATTGTAAGTTTTTCTCTTCCGGTGATTTCCATTCTTTCCGGACCAAAGCTTTAGAAAGTTTCCAAGCTACTGCATAA
- a CDS encoding aldehyde dehydrogenase family protein: MSSTATQPASSVSPASSGTASFPAANPKEMQRVFDVQKRHFHKVLKVSKAKDRVVLLKKLLAAVERLTPEIKQALQNDFRKAPHETDLTEVMPSIAELKDAIRHVKTWMKPERVKTPISLFGARSSISYEPKGVTLIISPWNYPFYLAIAPLTAALAAGNTAIIKPSEFTPETSKLLTKLVKETFQEGEVAVFEGDHTVSTALMELPFDHIFFTGSTHVGKIVMAAAAKNLSTVTLELGGKSPAIIVPGANLKKAAQKLVWGKIMNAGQTCVAPDYLLLPEGETEEFVKQAKAAVKSFYGESSADIKSNKDFCRLVNQRNFQRVSGYIHEAVEKGGKVVMGGETDSSQNYIEPTLIANVPANARIMEDEIFGPVLPILTYKNLDEAVEKVLSKPKPLALYVFGSNNKHINKVLKETSSGGAAVNDVIVHLANPNLPFGGINHSGHGSYHGWYGFRTFSHEKSVFKQAPFSSIEMLYPPYTGFVDKMLQFTKKFFV; this comes from the coding sequence ATGTCCAGCACAGCTACACAACCGGCGAGCTCAGTCTCTCCCGCTTCCAGCGGAACGGCTTCTTTTCCCGCTGCGAACCCTAAGGAGATGCAAAGAGTATTCGATGTCCAAAAACGTCATTTTCATAAGGTTCTGAAAGTATCCAAAGCCAAGGATCGAGTCGTATTATTGAAAAAATTACTGGCGGCAGTAGAGAGACTTACCCCAGAAATCAAACAGGCTTTACAAAATGATTTTAGAAAAGCTCCTCACGAAACGGATTTAACTGAAGTTATGCCTTCTATCGCGGAATTAAAAGACGCGATCAGACACGTAAAAACTTGGATGAAACCGGAAAGAGTAAAAACTCCGATTTCACTCTTTGGAGCAAGAAGTTCTATTTCTTATGAACCAAAGGGAGTGACTCTGATCATTTCTCCTTGGAACTATCCGTTCTATCTTGCGATTGCTCCTTTAACTGCAGCGCTTGCCGCAGGAAATACTGCGATCATTAAACCTTCTGAGTTCACACCTGAAACTTCTAAACTACTTACTAAACTAGTAAAAGAGACCTTCCAAGAAGGAGAAGTTGCGGTATTTGAAGGAGATCATACAGTTTCAACGGCTCTAATGGAGTTACCGTTCGATCATATCTTCTTCACCGGAAGTACTCATGTAGGAAAAATTGTAATGGCAGCTGCTGCTAAAAATCTTTCTACAGTAACCTTAGAGTTAGGAGGAAAATCTCCTGCTATCATCGTACCTGGAGCAAACTTGAAAAAGGCTGCTCAAAAATTGGTATGGGGAAAGATCATGAACGCAGGACAAACCTGTGTTGCGCCTGACTATCTACTTCTGCCAGAAGGGGAGACTGAAGAATTCGTAAAACAAGCGAAGGCTGCAGTAAAATCTTTTTATGGAGAAAGTTCTGCTGATATCAAAAGTAACAAAGACTTCTGTCGTTTAGTAAACCAAAGAAACTTCCAAAGGGTTTCTGGATACATTCACGAAGCAGTCGAAAAAGGTGGAAAAGTAGTAATGGGAGGAGAAACAGATTCTTCTCAAAACTATATTGAGCCTACATTGATCGCTAATGTTCCAGCAAATGCAAGGATCATGGAAGACGAGATCTTTGGACCAGTGCTTCCTATACTAACTTACAAAAATTTGGACGAAGCAGTGGAGAAGGTTCTATCTAAACCAAAACCACTCGCACTTTATGTGTTCGGAAGTAATAACAAACATATCAACAAAGTTCTCAAGGAAACATCTTCCGGAGGAGCAGCGGTGAATGACGTTATCGTACACTTAGCGAACCCAAATCTTCCATTCGGAGGGATCAATCACTCTGGACATGGAAGCTATCATGGCTGGTATGGATTCAGAACATTCTCTCACGAGAAGTCTGTATTCAAACAAGCTCCGTTCTCTTCGATTGAAATGTTATATCCACCTTACACAGGTTTCGTGGATAAAATGCTTCAATTCACTAAGAAGTTCTTCGTTTAA
- a CDS encoding acyl-CoA thioesterase, with protein sequence MQISKSFFYEIPVLWSQCDPNGHLNVGNFQVFLHEGRMVALEEAGLSFSQMKYENIGPMILRGETDYKAEIRYPDTALIETQFGEISGSRCKVFQKLIRKSDGKVSCESISHCIMFDFGKKRPWKYTDNFLEGLGLLGSAK encoded by the coding sequence ATGCAAATTTCTAAATCATTCTTTTACGAAATCCCCGTCCTATGGAGCCAATGTGATCCAAATGGTCATTTGAATGTTGGAAACTTCCAAGTATTCCTACATGAAGGTCGAATGGTCGCATTGGAAGAAGCAGGCCTTTCCTTCTCTCAAATGAAATACGAAAACATAGGCCCAATGATCTTAAGGGGAGAAACAGATTATAAGGCAGAAATTCGTTATCCGGATACTGCCTTAATAGAAACTCAGTTTGGTGAAATCTCAGGCTCCAGATGCAAGGTGTTTCAAAAATTAATCCGAAAATCAGACGGTAAAGTTTCCTGCGAATCCATCTCTCATTGTATCATGTTTGATTTCGGCAAAAAAAGACCTTGGAAATATACGGATAATTTTCTGGAAGGACTGGGGCTTTTGGGAAGTGCAAAATAA
- a CDS encoding DUF3995 domain-containing protein — MEKILGLITASILFFLSALHIYWAFGGKLTSVTVIPETNGKPTFVPSRGLTLLVALALFGFGIVALWASGNIFYPNKTSSIFSLSISFIFLGRAIGDFKLVGYFKKIKNTKFAKYDYIVYSPVCILLGISYLYLGWINF; from the coding sequence ATGGAAAAGATCTTAGGTTTAATCACAGCTTCCATTCTATTCTTCTTATCCGCATTACATATCTACTGGGCATTCGGTGGAAAATTGACATCAGTCACAGTCATTCCAGAAACAAATGGCAAACCTACATTCGTTCCAAGTAGAGGATTAACCTTACTTGTAGCGCTTGCACTCTTTGGATTTGGTATAGTCGCACTCTGGGCCTCTGGCAATATTTTTTATCCAAATAAGACAAGCTCAATATTCTCCCTCTCGATCTCATTCATCTTTTTAGGAAGGGCAATCGGAGATTTTAAGTTAGTTGGTTACTTTAAAAAAATCAAAAATACCAAATTTGCAAAATACGATTATATAGTTTATTCCCCTGTTTGTATTCTTTTGGGAATTTCTTATCTCTATCTTGGCTGGATAAATTTCTAA
- a CDS encoding SGNH/GDSL hydrolase family protein, whose amino-acid sequence MQKLKGLWKSLFINLSQALLLLLIFSLTNCDKNPSSDSEKLISYLAKPSLAMYGDSIVASWPAEEQLSDFNTIKFAFPGIDTNRILTSVQNDTNRYNACLYEGGINDFLGNYSPTQSQVDATINRQIQSIQILLTRCEHVVALNLWNIKFPWPTLAVAMITAEMKEKITFVPRIDTELLIQDDMLTDGNHPNKNGYYILSKAVREQLQPFFPILYLNE is encoded by the coding sequence ATGCAGAAGCTGAAAGGCCTTTGGAAAAGCTTATTCATAAACTTAAGCCAGGCCTTGCTTCTGCTCTTAATATTTTCGCTTACCAACTGCGATAAAAATCCTTCTTCCGATTCTGAAAAATTAATCTCCTATCTCGCAAAACCTTCCTTGGCGATGTATGGGGATAGCATTGTAGCCTCCTGGCCTGCAGAAGAACAACTCTCCGATTTTAATACAATCAAATTTGCTTTTCCTGGGATAGATACTAACAGGATCCTAACCTCAGTGCAAAATGATACAAATCGTTATAACGCATGTTTATATGAAGGAGGGATCAACGACTTCTTAGGGAATTATTCTCCAACCCAAAGTCAGGTAGATGCGACCATAAACAGACAGATCCAAAGTATACAAATACTTCTAACAAGATGTGAACATGTAGTCGCTTTAAATCTTTGGAATATTAAATTCCCTTGGCCAACACTTGCAGTAGCAATGATCACCGCAGAGATGAAAGAAAAGATCACATTTGTACCAAGAATAGATACAGAACTATTGATCCAAGATGATATGTTGACGGACGGAAATCATCCAAACAAAAACGGATATTATATTCTTTCTAAAGCAGTCCGAGAACAGTTACAACCATTCTTTCCCATCCTATATCTGAACGAATAA
- the tpx gene encoding thiol peroxidase gives MASVTLKGNPVQLEGKLLEVGAKAPDFHGTAKDLSTKSLKDYSGKVKILVSVPSLDTSVCAMETKKFHERATKLDGIVTVVVSGDLPFAMNRFCTMEGLDSPNLVTLSQFRDFSFSKAFGTHIADGGLQGLSARAVFVLDKNDTVQYVELVPEIASEPNYEAAIGAAKKLV, from the coding sequence ATGGCAAGCGTCACTCTTAAAGGTAACCCAGTTCAACTCGAAGGAAAATTATTAGAAGTAGGTGCAAAGGCTCCAGACTTTCATGGAACAGCAAAAGACTTAAGCACCAAGTCTCTCAAAGATTACAGCGGAAAAGTAAAAATCTTAGTTTCAGTCCCAAGTTTAGATACATCTGTGTGCGCAATGGAAACTAAAAAGTTCCATGAAAGAGCAACAAAGTTAGATGGGATCGTAACTGTAGTTGTCTCCGGAGATCTTCCGTTTGCAATGAATCGTTTTTGCACTATGGAAGGATTAGATTCTCCGAATTTAGTCACACTTTCTCAATTCAGGGACTTCTCCTTTTCAAAAGCATTTGGAACACATATCGCTGACGGAGGTTTACAAGGACTTTCTGCGAGAGCAGTTTTTGTTTTAGATAAGAATGACACAGTTCAATATGTGGAATTAGTTCCTGAGATCGCAAGTGAACCAAACTACGAAGCCGCGATCGGAGCTGCTAAAAAATTAGTTTAA